A window of the Hylaeus volcanicus isolate JK05 unplaced genomic scaffold, UHH_iyHylVolc1.0_haploid 12175, whole genome shotgun sequence genome harbors these coding sequences:
- the LOC128882751 gene encoding uncharacterized protein LOC128882751, with protein sequence MRACRLPASFGGLRLSQSRRRSRNSNARPGAWRLALANWRLELSSHAGERVAGALLPHLKRWRERRQGRLTYRATQVFTGHGCFGVYLCRIWKEAAAACHHCGEEEDSTQHTLEECPTFSAQRRVLRAQIGQDLSLPVVVGAMLESEGNWMAVVSFCEEVISQKEAAERDRELADPARRIRGRRRPGWGLAVGPPN encoded by the coding sequence ATGCGCGCGTGCAGGCTACCCGCCTCGTTCGGAGGACTCCGCCTGAGCCAGAGTCGGAGAAGGTCGAGGAATTCGAACGCCAGGCCTGGCGCCTGGCGACTGGCGCTCGCGAATTGGCGACTGGAACTAAGCTCCCACGCCGGCGAGCGCGTCGCCGGGGCCCTCCTACCGCACCTCAAAAGGTGGCGGGAGAGGCGGCAAGGAAGGCTCACCTACCGGGCGACGCAGGTATTCACCGGACATGGCTGCTTCGGTGTCTACTTGTGTCGCATATGGAAGGAAGCGGCGGCAGCCTGCCATCACTGTGGCGAGGAGGAGGACTCGACGCAGCACACGCTGGAGGAATGCCCCACCTTTTCAGCGCAGCGTCGAGTCCTACGGGCCCAAATCGGGcaggacctctcgctcccAGTAGTAGTTGGGGCTATGCTGGAGAGCGAGGGGAACTGGATGGCGGTGGTCTCCTTCTGCGAAGAGGTtatctcgcagaaggaggccgCAGAGCGGGATCGGGAGTTGGCCGATCCCGCTCGAAGGATCCGGGGGCGACGGCGACCTGGTTGGGGTCTCGCCGTCGGGCCCCCGAACTAG